A DNA window from Castanea sativa cultivar Marrone di Chiusa Pesio chromosome 7, ASM4071231v1 contains the following coding sequences:
- the LOC142642134 gene encoding uncharacterized protein LOC142642134 yields MSNDEALSTRETFHNPYQSCFPPRMEPEVVRQLNYAAGTSDDPRQRLRSSKAAKNSSSNKKKGTKKRKDNQKAPPTSSGQRNMHEQRQQLDNMSPNKAHEHHKSSTYPLHDNETKGFTKNHNVQSPKASDPKKDAPETSTPNNTFEKRRALSNSPPSSRKRRLESASDIEVKEETPKKKRISVTHQVGSLSSDD; encoded by the exons ATGTCTAATGATGaag cACTTTCTACTCGGGAAACGTTTCATAATCCATATCAGTCATGTTTCCCTCCTCGGATGGAGCCAGAGGTGGTTAGGCAACTCAATTACGCAGCGGGTACTTCGGATGATCCAAGACAACGCTTAAGGTCAAGCAAAGCAGCCAAGAATTCAAgctccaacaaaaaaaaaggcacgaaaaaaagaaaagataaccAAAAGGCACCTCCAACAAGTTCTGGCCAAAGAAACATGCATGAGCAACGCCAACAACTGGACAACATGAGTCCAAATAAAGCACACGAGCACCACAAATCAAGCACTTACCCCCTCCATGACAATGAAACAAAGGGGTTCACTAAGAATCATAATGTTCAAAGCCCAAAAGCTTCTGACCCCAAAAAAGATGCCCCAGAAACTTCAACTCCCAACAATACCTTCGAAAAGCGAAGGGCGCTCTCCAATAGTCCACCTTCTTCTCGGAAAAGGAGACTCGAGAGTGCGTCTGATATAGAAGTTAAAGAGGAAACTCCAAAGAAGAAACGAATCTCCGTTACTCACCAAGTAGGCAGTCTTTCTTCTGATGATTAA